In Thiovibrio frasassiensis, one DNA window encodes the following:
- a CDS encoding pyridoxal phosphate-dependent aminotransferase, translating to MEAEIITLAARVKQIKPSPTLAVNAKAKALKAAGADILNFSVGEPDFDTPPHVCEAGKKAIDEGFTRYTAVPGIPELREAISQRLAQDKGWSYTPEQIQVCCGGKHGLYNMAQALFGPGDEVLIPTPYWVSYPPIVLLAGATPVEVPLSEENGFDLSEELLSRYATPKTKAIILNSPSNPTGAVFSAKALEAVAKLALANKWLIISDDIYDTIVYGDGTLPHILDVDKRLAAQTLVLNGVSKSFAMTGWRIGYTAGPKHIIAAMNKIQSQSTSNPTSISQKAALAAVSGPQDFPIMMRDAFVPRLDFIMGALADIPGVTCVRPKGAFYVFPNISAYLGRSFNGKVMANSVDLADYLLDEALLATVPGAAFGADNFIRFSFATAMGTIEEGMRRLAEALGKLS from the coding sequence ATGGAAGCGGAAATTATTACTCTTGCGGCACGAGTCAAGCAGATCAAGCCTTCGCCTACCCTTGCCGTGAACGCCAAGGCCAAGGCCTTGAAAGCGGCTGGGGCTGATATCCTCAATTTCAGCGTGGGTGAGCCGGATTTCGATACTCCGCCCCATGTCTGCGAGGCAGGGAAAAAAGCCATTGACGAAGGGTTCACCCGTTACACCGCAGTGCCGGGCATCCCGGAGCTGCGCGAGGCCATCAGCCAACGGTTGGCCCAGGACAAGGGTTGGAGCTATACGCCCGAGCAGATTCAGGTCTGTTGCGGCGGCAAGCACGGGCTTTACAATATGGCCCAGGCCCTGTTCGGTCCCGGCGATGAGGTGCTGATCCCGACCCCGTACTGGGTGTCCTATCCGCCCATTGTCTTGTTGGCAGGCGCCACCCCGGTTGAGGTGCCGCTCTCGGAGGAAAACGGTTTCGACTTGAGCGAGGAACTGCTCAGTCGCTACGCTACCCCGAAGACCAAGGCCATTATCCTCAATAGCCCTTCCAACCCCACCGGCGCTGTCTTTTCCGCCAAGGCCCTTGAGGCGGTGGCCAAGTTGGCTCTGGCCAATAAATGGCTGATCATCTCCGACGATATCTACGATACCATCGTTTATGGCGACGGTACGCTTCCCCATATCCTGGATGTGGACAAGCGTCTCGCGGCCCAGACCCTGGTGCTCAACGGCGTGTCCAAATCCTTTGCCATGACCGGCTGGCGCATCGGCTATACCGCCGGACCCAAGCACATTATCGCGGCCATGAACAAGATCCAGAGCCAGAGTACTTCCAATCCGACCTCCATCTCCCAGAAGGCGGCGTTGGCCGCGGTGAGCGGGCCTCAGGATTTTCCGATCATGATGCGGGATGCCTTTGTTCCGCGGCTTGATTTCATCATGGGGGCTTTGGCTGATATTCCAGGTGTGACCTGCGTACGGCCCAAGGGCGCATTTTACGTGTTCCCCAACATCTCCGCTTATTTGGGCCGGAGTTTCAATGGGAAGGTAATGGCGAACTCGGTTGATCTGGCGGATTATTTGCTGGATGAGGCCTTGCTGGCCACGGTGCCGGGTGCGGCATTTGGGGCGGATAATTTCATCCGTTTCTCCTTTGCCACGGCAATGGGGACCATTGAAGAAGGGATGAGGCGGTTGGCTGAGGCGTTGGGGAAACTCTCGTAG
- a CDS encoding metal-dependent transcriptional regulator, translated as MTTPKRLSASLEDYLETIFHIIAEKQVARAKEIASTLKVSRSSVTEAFRSLSQKGLINYAPYEVITLTPAGQEMAKDVILRHRALKDFFIKVLAVGEQVAEEGACKIEHAAPKEIIDRLTQFVSFIEQCPRGGSDLISGFSKYCQTGKTEKKCKECIAHCLEK; from the coding sequence ATGACCACTCCGAAACGACTCAGCGCCAGCCTGGAAGACTATCTGGAGACCATCTTCCACATCATCGCCGAAAAGCAGGTGGCCCGGGCTAAAGAGATCGCCAGCACCCTCAAGGTGAGCCGTTCCTCCGTGACCGAAGCCTTTCGCTCCCTGTCCCAAAAGGGTCTGATCAATTATGCACCCTATGAGGTTATCACCCTCACCCCAGCCGGGCAGGAAATGGCCAAGGATGTTATCCTCCGGCATCGGGCACTCAAGGATTTTTTTATCAAGGTCCTCGCCGTTGGGGAACAAGTAGCGGAAGAAGGGGCCTGCAAGATTGAACATGCCGCGCCCAAGGAGATCATCGACCGGCTGACCCAGTTCGTCAGCTTCATCGAACAATGCCCACGAGGCGGCAGCGATCTCATCTCAGGATTCAGCAAGTACTGCCAGACCGGAAAAACCGAGAAGAAATGCAAGGAATGTATTGCCCATTGTCTTGAAAAATAG
- a CDS encoding O-antigen ligase family protein: protein MFTSTFAHNSYETWIIGRQWLVGLLFFFLISQVAGSSFQRRQVLVSLFGAALLVAVLGISQYLFGFSSIPQLAPPAANYANKNMAVHFIVLLFPVGGFLFLTTQKNSTTWAFGLMLSPITTYLIYTQTRAGWLAVICQCLLFAVLRKTTRLNLAPFWSKQKKWAGLAGLLVVLTMMNIGPAGFTPGYEAVGLRAASIASIQGNHARFAIWSDTITLIRQHPFIGVGLGNLKVHFPSVQKESLFLYTQYLKDAHNDYLQFWAELGLVGLALFAGLIGSLGLFFFRTHQECRGNLTKSLELQAIGLSLMGIGINALFCFPFERMIPLFTIMVLLGLLASLAQEGRIYNPIHIPKRFAAYAGIILLVFAPIIMVDNLKAIAADHFYLKTCVATVEENWPEVITSGNKSLHYQPNDVTPHAYIGPAYLAQEQYSEALPHLLTMLEKFPYHYITLLNTGTAYYGLGDYQNAHKYFAKAVQVAPIAGAAHGQLGKAYWKLKEYHKARGEFNEAIRLDPQKKSVYLYNLGLVERELRKVPAAIAAFEESIAADDNFALPHKELAAIYLHLKPDQRRAGYHTRMFKELSQTPSSFDQ from the coding sequence TTGTTCACCTCCACCTTTGCCCACAATTCCTACGAGACTTGGATAATTGGCCGCCAATGGCTGGTGGGCCTTCTCTTTTTTTTCCTAATCTCACAGGTCGCTGGCTCCTCATTCCAACGGCGCCAAGTACTGGTATCCCTGTTCGGTGCCGCCCTCCTGGTCGCGGTGCTGGGCATCAGCCAATATCTCTTTGGCTTCTCTAGTATCCCCCAGCTTGCTCCGCCTGCAGCAAACTATGCCAACAAAAACATGGCCGTACACTTCATTGTCCTGCTCTTTCCAGTGGGCGGCTTCCTTTTTCTAACCACGCAAAAAAATAGTACCACCTGGGCCTTTGGCCTCATGCTCAGCCCGATTACGACCTATCTCATCTATACCCAAACCCGAGCCGGATGGCTGGCAGTTATCTGCCAATGCCTGCTGTTCGCTGTCCTGCGCAAGACAACCCGGCTGAACCTCGCCCCTTTCTGGTCCAAACAAAAAAAATGGGCCGGACTCGCTGGCCTGCTTGTTGTCTTGACCATGATGAACATCGGCCCTGCCGGCTTCACCCCCGGCTATGAAGCCGTGGGCCTCCGGGCCGCCTCCATCGCCTCCATCCAGGGAAATCATGCCCGCTTCGCCATCTGGTCAGACACCATCACCCTGATCCGTCAGCATCCATTCATCGGGGTTGGGCTGGGAAACCTGAAGGTTCATTTTCCATCGGTCCAAAAAGAGTCACTCTTTCTCTATACCCAATACCTCAAAGACGCCCATAACGATTACCTGCAATTTTGGGCGGAACTTGGCCTTGTCGGCCTAGCCCTCTTCGCCGGACTCATCGGATCGCTGGGTTTGTTTTTTTTCAGAACCCACCAAGAGTGCAGAGGGAATCTCACAAAATCCCTCGAACTCCAAGCCATAGGGTTGTCTCTGATGGGAATCGGTATCAACGCCTTGTTCTGCTTTCCCTTTGAGAGGATGATCCCGCTTTTTACCATCATGGTTTTACTCGGGCTTCTCGCCTCCCTGGCGCAGGAAGGAAGAATCTACAACCCTATCCACATCCCCAAACGTTTTGCTGCCTATGCTGGGATAATTTTACTCGTGTTTGCGCCGATCATTATGGTGGACAACCTTAAGGCTATTGCCGCGGACCATTTTTATCTCAAGACCTGCGTGGCAACGGTGGAAGAGAACTGGCCGGAGGTCATTACCAGCGGCAACAAAAGCCTGCACTATCAACCCAACGATGTGACTCCGCATGCCTATATCGGCCCAGCCTATCTGGCTCAGGAGCAATACAGCGAAGCATTGCCCCACCTCTTGACCATGCTGGAAAAATTTCCCTACCACTATATTACCCTGCTCAATACCGGGACTGCCTATTACGGCTTAGGCGACTACCAAAATGCACATAAGTACTTCGCCAAGGCGGTACAGGTCGCACCCATAGCCGGGGCGGCTCACGGCCAGCTTGGCAAGGCCTATTGGAAACTCAAAGAATACCACAAGGCGCGCGGGGAATTTAACGAAGCCATCCGGCTGGACCCCCAGAAAAAATCAGTCTATCTTTACAACCTTGGCTTGGTTGAGCGGGAACTAAGAAAAGTTCCCGCAGCGATAGCCGCATTTGAAGAATCCATTGCCGCCGACGACAATTTTGCCTTGCCCCATAAAGAACTCGCCGCAATCTACCTCCACCTCAAACCAGACCAAAGACGCGCCGGCTATCACACCAGAATGTTTAAGGAACTTTCCCAAACTCCCTCCAGTTTCGACCAATAA
- a CDS encoding pilin: MKTNLVGNEKGFTLIELIVVIVILGILAAVAVPKYQDLTTEASNAAAEGVLGAARGGATINFAKNLAGGSVTPVLDSSAGATRLEELIDTDYETTPSATVGEVSVSINNKTYVIEITTPENTTTAPTPAILGKKTGSWGN, encoded by the coding sequence ATGAAGACGAATCTGGTGGGAAATGAAAAAGGCTTTACCCTGATCGAATTGATTGTTGTCATTGTTATTTTGGGCATTCTTGCTGCAGTTGCTGTTCCTAAATATCAGGATCTAACAACTGAAGCTTCAAATGCTGCAGCAGAGGGTGTTCTGGGCGCAGCCCGCGGTGGTGCCACCATCAATTTTGCTAAAAATCTTGCTGGTGGTTCTGTGACCCCAGTTCTGGATAGTAGTGCCGGAGCAACCCGCTTAGAGGAACTTATTGACACAGATTACGAAACCACCCCGTCAGCAACAGTTGGAGAAGTTTCAGTTTCAATAAATAACAAAACGTACGTCATTGAAATTACAACTCCAGAAAATACAACCACTGCTCCGACACCAGCAATCCTTGGTAAAAAAACAGGATCTTGGGGAAACTAA